From the Gallaecimonas kandeliae genome, one window contains:
- a CDS encoding SDR family oxidoreductase, with translation MNLKNAVIAITGAGRGLGQSMAVMLAENGAKIALIDVNGDDLATSKSLVEGAGSEARCYECNITDEAAVEATFKQIGEDFGTLNGLINNAGIMRDGMLLKAKDGQLTKMSLEQFQSVINVNVTGTFLCGREAAATMVAKGAKGVIINISSVSRSGNMGQTNYSASKAAVATMAVTWGKELSRYGIRTGAIAPGVIKTAMTDQMKPEAIARMEQAIPVGRLGLPEEIAHGVKFIFENDYFTARVLEIDGGIRI, from the coding sequence ATGAATTTGAAGAACGCTGTAATTGCCATCACTGGTGCCGGCCGCGGCCTGGGCCAGTCCATGGCCGTGATGCTGGCCGAAAACGGCGCCAAGATAGCCCTTATCGACGTTAACGGCGACGATCTGGCCACCTCCAAGAGCCTGGTGGAAGGGGCTGGCTCCGAGGCCCGTTGCTACGAGTGCAACATCACCGACGAGGCGGCCGTCGAGGCCACCTTCAAGCAGATCGGTGAAGACTTCGGTACCCTGAACGGCCTCATCAACAACGCCGGCATCATGCGTGACGGCATGCTGCTCAAGGCCAAGGACGGGCAGCTGACCAAGATGAGCCTGGAGCAGTTCCAGTCCGTCATCAACGTCAACGTGACCGGCACCTTCCTCTGTGGCCGTGAAGCCGCCGCCACCATGGTGGCCAAGGGCGCCAAAGGGGTGATCATCAACATCTCCAGCGTTTCCCGTTCCGGCAACATGGGCCAGACCAACTACTCCGCCTCCAAGGCGGCAGTGGCCACCATGGCGGTGACCTGGGGCAAGGAACTGTCCCGCTACGGCATCCGTACCGGTGCCATAGCGCCTGGCGTCATCAAGACCGCCATGACCGACCAGATGAAGCCGGAAGCCATTGCCCGCATGGAGCAGGCCATCCCCGTTGGCCGCCTCGGCCTGCCGGAAGAGATTGCCCACGGTGTGAAGTTCATCTTTGAAAATGACTATTTCACCGCTCGCGTGCTGGAAATCGACGGCGGCATTCGCATTTAA
- the mmsB gene encoding 3-hydroxyisobutyrate dehydrogenase: MKIAFIGLGNMGGPMAKNLLKAGHEVMAVDLNTQAVAELVEAGASAGSADDAAQCEVVVSMLPAGRHVAGLYLGETGLLAKLAEGALVIDSSTIDAATAKKVHEAARVAGIDFVDAPVSGGTAGAAAGTLTFIVGGSDQAFERAKPVLDAMGANIFHAGGDGAGQVAKICNNMLLSVLMAGTCESLKLGMAHGLDPKVLSDIMKVSSGGNWVLEKYNPVPGVMENAPASKGYQGGFMSQLMSKDLELAMGAAGEVAAPVPMGALARSLYQMHNKKGNGTKDFSSLLALFEE, translated from the coding sequence ATGAAAATCGCGTTTATCGGCCTTGGCAACATGGGTGGCCCCATGGCCAAAAACCTGTTGAAGGCCGGCCATGAAGTGATGGCGGTGGATCTCAACACCCAGGCGGTGGCAGAGCTGGTGGAAGCCGGTGCCAGCGCCGGCAGTGCCGACGATGCCGCCCAGTGCGAGGTGGTTGTCTCCATGCTGCCCGCCGGCCGCCATGTGGCCGGGCTTTACCTTGGTGAAACGGGCCTGTTGGCGAAGCTCGCCGAAGGGGCACTGGTCATCGACTCCTCCACCATAGACGCGGCTACCGCCAAGAAGGTCCACGAGGCCGCCCGGGTTGCCGGTATCGACTTCGTCGATGCCCCCGTTTCCGGCGGCACCGCCGGCGCCGCGGCCGGCACCCTGACCTTCATCGTCGGTGGTTCTGACCAGGCCTTCGAGCGCGCCAAGCCGGTGCTGGACGCCATGGGCGCCAACATTTTCCATGCCGGCGGCGACGGTGCCGGCCAGGTGGCCAAGATCTGCAACAACATGCTGCTGTCGGTGCTGATGGCCGGCACCTGCGAGTCTCTCAAGCTGGGCATGGCCCACGGCCTGGATCCCAAGGTGCTGTCCGACATCATGAAGGTCAGCTCAGGCGGTAACTGGGTGCTGGAAAAGTACAACCCCGTGCCCGGCGTCATGGAAAACGCCCCGGCCTCCAAGGGCTACCAAGGCGGCTTCATGAGCCAGCTGATGAGCAAGGATCTGGAACTGGCCATGGGCGCCGCCGGCGAAGTGGCAGCCCCTGTGCCCATGGGCGCCCTGGCGCGCTCGCTCTACCAAATGCATAACAAGAAAGGCAACGGCACCAAGGACTTCTCGTCCCTGCTGGCGTTGTTCGAGGAGTGA
- the putP gene encoding sodium/proline symporter PutP produces the protein MLGIGLYAYKKSTDDISGYMLGGRGLGPAVTALSAGASDMSGWILMGLPGAIYVSGLSQIWIAVGLTIGAYLNYVVVAPRLRTYTEVANDSITIPDFFGNRFEDEKRQLRMLSSLVIIIFFTLYTSASLVAGGKLFDSSFGLSYGTGLIITAGVVCAYTLFGGFLAVSMTDFVQGCIMLMALVIVPIVAFTDLGGVSATVGKVHGLNPLYLDLFKDAAQSGVLQNVSLLGIVSLLAWGLGYFGQPHIIVRFMAIRSVRDIKTARRIGISWMLVSIIGAMATGFVGIAYVAKTQMSLADPETIFIVFSQFLFNPLVGGFLLAAILAAIMSTISSQLLVTSSSLTEDFYKAFVHRDASQKELVLVGRLSVLLVSIVAIALAWNPENSILHLVSNAWAGFGAAFGPVIIFSLFWKRMTLQGAMAGMLVGAATVLFWIYGPVTIDGKPLSSYLYEIVPGFILCSLAIWVVSLMTSEPSSSMQERFSEMERVTAEHA, from the coding sequence ATGCTGGGCATTGGTTTGTATGCCTACAAAAAATCGACGGACGACATCTCGGGTTACATGTTGGGGGGCCGCGGCCTTGGCCCGGCAGTAACGGCCCTTTCCGCCGGCGCTTCTGACATGAGTGGTTGGATCCTGATGGGCCTGCCTGGCGCCATCTATGTCTCAGGTCTGTCCCAGATCTGGATTGCCGTGGGCCTGACCATAGGTGCCTACCTCAACTACGTGGTGGTGGCGCCGCGCCTGCGCACCTACACCGAAGTGGCCAACGACTCCATCACCATCCCCGACTTCTTCGGAAACCGTTTCGAGGACGAGAAGCGCCAGTTGCGCATGCTGTCCTCACTGGTGATCATCATCTTCTTCACCCTCTACACCTCGGCCAGCCTGGTCGCCGGGGGCAAGCTGTTCGACAGCTCCTTCGGCCTTTCCTACGGTACTGGCCTCATCATCACCGCCGGTGTGGTCTGCGCCTACACCTTGTTCGGCGGCTTCCTGGCCGTGTCCATGACCGACTTCGTGCAGGGCTGCATCATGCTGATGGCCCTGGTGATAGTGCCAATCGTGGCTTTCACCGACCTGGGTGGTGTCAGCGCTACCGTGGGCAAGGTCCATGGCCTCAATCCCCTCTACCTGGACCTCTTCAAGGACGCGGCCCAAAGCGGGGTACTGCAGAACGTGTCCCTGCTGGGCATCGTTTCCCTGCTGGCCTGGGGCCTGGGCTATTTCGGCCAGCCGCACATCATAGTGCGCTTCATGGCCATCCGCTCTGTCCGTGATATCAAGACGGCACGCCGCATCGGCATCTCCTGGATGCTGGTCTCTATCATCGGCGCCATGGCGACCGGTTTCGTGGGCATCGCCTACGTGGCCAAGACCCAGATGAGCCTCGCCGACCCCGAGACCATCTTCATCGTCTTCTCCCAGTTCCTGTTCAATCCGCTGGTGGGGGGCTTCCTGCTGGCGGCCATCCTTGCGGCCATCATGAGCACCATCTCCTCACAGTTGCTGGTCACCTCCAGCTCCCTGACCGAGGACTTCTACAAGGCCTTCGTACACCGGGACGCCAGCCAGAAGGAACTGGTGCTGGTGGGCCGGCTGTCCGTGCTGCTGGTCTCCATCGTCGCCATCGCCCTGGCCTGGAACCCGGAGAACAGCATACTGCACCTGGTCAGCAACGCCTGGGCCGGTTTCGGTGCCGCCTTTGGCCCCGTCATCATCTTCAGCCTGTTCTGGAAGCGCATGACGTTGCAGGGCGCCATGGCCGGTATGCTGGTTGGGGCGGCGACAGTGCTGTTCTGGATCTACGGCCCCGTCACCATCGACGGCAAGCCGCTGTCCAGCTACCTCTACGAGATAGTCCCCGGCTTTATCCTCTGTAGCCTGGCCATCTGGGTAGTGAGCCTGATGACCAGCGAGCCCTCCAGCAGTATGCAGGAGCGCTTCAGCGAGATGGAAAGGGTGACGGCGGAACACGCCTGA
- a CDS encoding CBS domain-containing protein: MNTFSLIPTIGMADVEHFADAEYPAQLSLESPAAWITTDFARRAPMVIEHDVKIDDALFMMKKAHVKAKLVVDVQNRFLGIVSAGDLQSHKVLMAATNKGIPRNEVTVRDVMTDKSHLHGFAYQELESASIGDVLYTLQELGEQHILLLDKKSNNLRGMISAADIARALHIPLDITQRAHSFAEVFHVLKSA; this comes from the coding sequence ATGAACACATTCTCCCTGATCCCCACCATTGGCATGGCCGATGTGGAACACTTTGCCGATGCCGAATATCCTGCCCAGTTGAGCCTGGAAAGCCCCGCCGCCTGGATCACCACCGACTTCGCCCGCCGCGCCCCCATGGTTATAGAGCATGACGTCAAGATTGATGACGCCCTCTTCATGATGAAAAAGGCCCACGTCAAGGCCAAGCTGGTAGTGGACGTCCAGAACCGCTTCCTCGGCATCGTCAGCGCAGGCGATCTCCAGAGCCACAAGGTGCTGATGGCAGCCACCAACAAGGGCATTCCCCGTAACGAAGTCACGGTGCGGGATGTGATGACCGACAAGTCCCACCTGCATGGCTTCGCCTATCAGGAGCTGGAAAGCGCCAGCATTGGCGATGTGCTTTATACCCTGCAGGAACTGGGCGAACAGCACATACTGCTGCTGGACAAGAAGAGCAACAACCTGCGCGGCATGATCTCCGCCGCCGATATAGCCCGGGCCCTGCATATCCCCTTGGATATCACCCAGCGCGCCCACAGCTTCGCGGAAGTCTTCCACGTACTGAAGTCCGCTTGA
- a CDS encoding methyl-accepting chemotaxis protein, with amino-acid sequence MLTALSIRNRLILVISLLMTLALLLNSFITLYSEHQLITHKVTKEELPAKLKAIRNEIQADIKPAMANARQLALDPFIHQWIEDGEPADQRQQQLLAKLTAIKKSFGADTVFVMTGGKHRAIDDKGLQGSFDRNNPNFTWFFRIQDSGKDSDLAFDVDTSGQARFFVDITMRDLSGHFLGIAGVGFNISSLADKIRNYRLEQSGYVYLTDSSGKIRIHPDDSQNGKQLDQGPTADLASTLLQSGYHQGLIERDGKTVMIAAISVPDVDWVLVAEVPRSEVLASVNKATYTAIAVALAVLVLGIGLAMLVANSIARPVRDVAERLEQVGAGGGDLSVRIPIKGDDEIARLSSGFNQFVTQLQQMVRDMAQTAEAQHHSADEVRDIAERGSNASASVRDQTTLVATAITEMGATVQEIAANAANAAQVAQAASEQAEAGRSEVSANINAIGNLSGQLDKASGVINTVAQQSVQIGSILDVIRSISEQTNLLALNAAIEAARAGDAGRGFAVVADEVRSLASRTAQSTEEIQGMITQLQQDTQSAVTTMGAGKSMADDAVAAVNKLGGLFGEITQKVVQISDMNLQVATATEEQSSVVNDLNRNVESINLSSQDASNAANASAQTARRMHQLSGDLAALVGRFRY; translated from the coding sequence ATGTTGACCGCCCTATCCATCCGCAACCGGCTTATCCTGGTCATCAGCCTGCTGATGACCCTGGCCTTGTTGCTCAACTCCTTCATCACCCTCTATAGCGAGCATCAGCTCATCACCCACAAGGTGACCAAGGAAGAGCTACCCGCCAAGCTGAAGGCGATCCGCAATGAGATCCAGGCCGACATCAAGCCGGCCATGGCCAACGCCAGGCAGCTGGCCCTGGACCCCTTCATCCACCAGTGGATTGAGGACGGCGAGCCGGCGGACCAGCGCCAGCAACAGCTGCTAGCCAAGTTGACCGCCATCAAGAAGAGCTTTGGCGCTGACACTGTCTTCGTGATGACGGGGGGCAAACATCGGGCCATCGACGATAAGGGCTTGCAGGGCAGTTTCGACCGCAACAATCCCAATTTCACCTGGTTTTTCCGCATCCAGGACAGCGGCAAAGACAGCGACCTGGCGTTCGACGTGGACACCTCAGGCCAGGCCCGTTTCTTCGTGGATATCACCATGCGGGACCTCAGCGGGCATTTCCTGGGCATCGCCGGTGTGGGCTTCAACATCAGTTCCCTGGCCGACAAGATCCGCAACTACCGGCTGGAACAGAGCGGCTATGTCTACCTCACCGACAGCAGCGGCAAGATACGGATCCACCCTGACGATTCCCAGAACGGCAAGCAGCTGGACCAAGGCCCCACCGCCGATTTGGCATCCACTCTGCTCCAGAGCGGCTACCACCAGGGGCTTATCGAGCGGGACGGCAAAACCGTCATGATAGCGGCCATCAGCGTCCCCGACGTGGACTGGGTATTGGTGGCCGAAGTACCGAGAAGTGAAGTGCTGGCCTCGGTCAACAAAGCCACCTATACCGCTATCGCCGTGGCCCTGGCGGTGCTGGTATTGGGCATTGGCCTGGCGATGCTGGTGGCCAACAGCATTGCCAGGCCGGTAAGGGACGTGGCGGAGCGCCTCGAGCAGGTCGGCGCCGGCGGTGGCGACCTCTCGGTACGGATCCCCATCAAGGGTGACGACGAAATCGCCCGCCTCAGCAGCGGTTTCAATCAGTTCGTCACCCAGCTCCAGCAGATGGTCAGGGACATGGCCCAGACCGCCGAGGCCCAACACCACAGCGCCGATGAAGTGAGGGATATCGCCGAGCGGGGCTCCAATGCCTCGGCCAGCGTCAGGGATCAGACCACATTGGTGGCCACCGCCATCACCGAGATGGGCGCCACTGTGCAGGAAATTGCCGCCAATGCCGCCAACGCCGCCCAGGTGGCCCAGGCGGCCTCAGAGCAGGCAGAAGCTGGCCGTAGCGAAGTCAGTGCCAACATCAATGCCATAGGCAACCTCTCCGGTCAGTTGGACAAGGCCTCGGGGGTCATCAATACGGTGGCGCAGCAATCGGTGCAGATTGGTTCCATCCTGGACGTCATCCGCAGCATTTCGGAACAGACCAACCTGCTGGCACTCAACGCCGCCATCGAAGCGGCCCGTGCCGGCGATGCAGGGCGGGGCTTTGCGGTGGTGGCAGACGAGGTCAGGAGCCTGGCATCGAGGACAGCCCAGAGCACCGAGGAGATCCAAGGCATGATCACCCAGCTCCAACAGGACACCCAGAGCGCCGTCACCACCATGGGGGCCGGCAAGAGCATGGCCGATGACGCCGTGGCCGCCGTCAATAAGCTGGGGGGGCTTTTCGGGGAGATCACCCAGAAGGTGGTGCAGATCTCCGACATGAACCTGCAGGTGGCCACGGCCACGGAGGAGCAATCCAGCGTGGTCAATGACCTTAACCGCAACGTGGAAAGCATTAACCTGTCATCACAGGACGCTTCCAATGCCGCCAACGCCTCGGCCCAGACCGCCAGGCGCATGCACCAGCTGTCCGGTGACCTGGCAGCCCTGGTGGGACGCTTCCGTTACTGA
- the rssA gene encoding patatin-like phospholipase RssA, with translation MTGTRRPVLGIALGSGAAKGWAHIGILNGLAKLGIKPDLVAGCSIGALVGAAYAGGRLGVLEKWVRGFTRLQVMSLLDPSFSGRGLFSGEKVFNVISNGMNQNDFSQTKLPFAVVATELHTGREHWIEEGDLVSAVRASCAMPGLFVPIYRDGHLLIDGAVVNPVPVSLARAMGAEVVIAVNLASDVHHQVNTEEEEEEEESVFRQWFNRIRPEKEAKELPLPSMWGVMSGAINIMQERITRARMAGDPPELELKPRLAEINIMEFHRAEEAITEGEACVARMAHFLLAELAYLGIHPEPSAMEGDGAGKAKS, from the coding sequence ATGACCGGCACCCGCAGGCCCGTTCTGGGCATAGCGCTTGGCAGTGGGGCCGCCAAGGGATGGGCCCATATCGGTATCCTCAACGGCTTGGCCAAGCTGGGCATCAAACCGGATCTGGTGGCAGGTTGCTCCATCGGCGCCCTGGTGGGCGCCGCCTACGCCGGAGGTCGGCTGGGCGTGCTGGAGAAGTGGGTACGGGGTTTTACCCGGCTGCAGGTGATGTCCCTGCTGGATCCCAGCTTCAGCGGCCGTGGCCTTTTCTCCGGCGAGAAGGTGTTCAATGTCATCTCCAACGGCATGAACCAGAACGATTTTTCCCAAACCAAGTTGCCGTTCGCGGTCGTCGCGACAGAGTTGCACACCGGGCGTGAGCATTGGATTGAAGAAGGGGATCTGGTGTCGGCGGTAAGGGCATCCTGTGCCATGCCTGGCCTGTTCGTCCCTATCTACCGGGATGGCCACCTACTTATAGATGGGGCTGTGGTCAACCCTGTCCCCGTTTCCCTGGCCAGGGCCATGGGCGCCGAAGTGGTGATCGCCGTCAACCTGGCCAGCGATGTTCACCATCAGGTGAATACCGAAGAGGAAGAGGAAGAAGAGGAAAGCGTCTTCAGGCAGTGGTTCAACCGCATCCGCCCCGAAAAGGAAGCCAAGGAGTTGCCTCTGCCGTCCATGTGGGGAGTGATGAGCGGCGCCATCAACATCATGCAGGAGAGGATCACCCGTGCCCGCATGGCCGGTGACCCACCCGAGCTGGAGCTCAAGCCTCGGCTGGCCGAGATCAACATCATGGAATTTCACCGTGCCGAGGAGGCGATTACCGAAGGGGAAGCCTGTGTGGCCCGCATGGCGCATTTTCTTTTGGCTGAGCTGGCCTACCTGGGGATCCACCCCGAACCCTCCGCAATGGAAGGCGATGGCGCGGGCAAAGCAAAAAGTTGA
- the yciA gene encoding acyl-CoA thioester hydrolase YciA: protein MTDAKRHPKGDLVIRTQTMPADTNQNGDIFGGWLMSQMDLAGGILATEIARGRIATVAVEGMTFHQPVKVGDVVCVYGDCTRIGNTSITIKLEVWIKPLLRSGSTERYCVTEALFTYVAIDDAGRPRPVPKD from the coding sequence ATGACCGACGCCAAACGCCACCCCAAGGGTGATCTCGTTATCCGTACCCAGACCATGCCTGCCGACACCAACCAGAATGGTGACATTTTCGGTGGCTGGCTCATGTCCCAGATGGACCTTGCCGGTGGCATCCTCGCCACCGAAATTGCCCGCGGTCGTATCGCCACCGTCGCCGTCGAAGGCATGACCTTCCACCAGCCGGTCAAGGTTGGTGATGTGGTCTGTGTCTACGGCGACTGTACCCGTATCGGCAATACCTCCATTACCATCAAGCTGGAAGTCTGGATCAAGCCGCTGCTGCGCTCCGGTAGCACCGAAAGGTATTGCGTGACCGAAGCCCTCTTTACCTATGTGGCCATCGACGATGCTGGCCGCCCCCGTCCCGTGCCCAAGGATTAA
- a CDS encoding enoyl-CoA hydratase/isomerase family protein, which translates to MSDIVQFEELDTANGKCIGVARLNSEKSLNALSEAMIDLLGPQLKAWEEDHRVVMVVLEGAGEKAFCAGGDVVALYNAMKDGDNGGQAVEQFFLKEYRLDYQIHCLKKPVLIWGHGIIMGGGLGLMSGASHRVVTETARIAMPEITIGLYPDVGGTYFLSRMPGKCGLFLGLTGANINAADALYVGLADHFIPSEDKGRLFDALCHVNWGETLSLNHEKLSQALKALEQPARVKLPRGQVKGHQEAIDHLCEGEDLAAIVDRICGLETEDSWLARARDALKHGSPLSASIVFEQLKRGGQLSLADAFRLEAGLSWRCGEFGEFQEGVRALLIEKDRNPNWRFKSVADVDGAVLARFFESPWDLHPLANI; encoded by the coding sequence ATGAGCGATATCGTCCAATTCGAAGAGCTGGATACCGCCAACGGCAAATGCATAGGGGTAGCCAGGCTCAACAGCGAAAAGTCCCTCAACGCCCTCTCCGAGGCCATGATCGACCTGCTGGGTCCCCAGCTCAAGGCCTGGGAAGAAGACCACCGCGTCGTGATGGTGGTGCTGGAAGGGGCAGGGGAGAAGGCCTTTTGCGCCGGCGGCGACGTGGTCGCCCTCTACAACGCCATGAAAGACGGTGACAACGGCGGCCAGGCGGTTGAGCAGTTCTTCTTGAAGGAATACCGCCTGGATTACCAGATCCACTGCCTGAAGAAGCCGGTGCTGATCTGGGGTCACGGCATCATCATGGGCGGCGGCCTCGGCCTGATGAGCGGCGCCTCCCACCGGGTGGTGACGGAAACGGCCCGCATCGCCATGCCGGAGATCACCATAGGCCTCTACCCTGATGTGGGTGGCACCTACTTCCTGTCCCGCATGCCGGGCAAGTGCGGCCTCTTCCTCGGCCTGACCGGTGCCAACATCAATGCCGCCGACGCCCTTTATGTGGGCCTGGCCGACCATTTCATCCCCTCCGAAGACAAGGGCCGCCTCTTCGATGCCCTCTGCCACGTCAACTGGGGTGAGACCCTGAGCCTCAACCACGAGAAGCTGAGCCAGGCCCTGAAAGCCCTGGAACAGCCGGCCCGGGTCAAGCTGCCCCGCGGCCAGGTCAAGGGCCACCAGGAAGCCATAGACCACCTCTGCGAAGGCGAGGATCTGGCGGCCATAGTGGACAGGATCTGTGGCCTGGAGACGGAAGACAGCTGGCTGGCCAGGGCCCGCGATGCCCTCAAGCACGGCAGCCCCCTGTCGGCCTCCATCGTCTTCGAGCAGCTCAAGCGTGGCGGCCAGCTCAGCCTGGCCGACGCTTTCCGCCTCGAGGCGGGGCTTTCCTGGCGCTGCGGCGAGTTCGGTGAATTCCAAGAAGGGGTCCGGGCACTGCTCATCGAGAAAGACCGCAACCCCAACTGGCGTTTCAAGTCGGTGGCAGACGTAGACGGCGCCGTGCTGGCCCGGTTCTTCGAGAGCCCCTGGGATCTCCATCCCCTGGCAAATATCTAA
- a CDS encoding NAD-dependent malic enzyme, producing the protein MSQAPKRPLYIPYAGPALLESPLLNKGSAFTRQERIHFNLLGLLPQYVETIEEQKERAYAQFSSCTSDLDKHVYLRSIQDNNETLFYRLLEEHLEEVMPIIYTPTVGQACQEFSKIYRTHRGLFISYEDRDHIDDILQNATKQNVKVIVVTDGERILGLGDQGIGGMGIPIGKLSLYTACGGISPAYTLPVVLDVGTNNPDLLNDPMYMGMRQSRISGDEYYEFVDTFIQAVKRRWPSALLQFEDFAQGNAMPLLERYKDKVCCFNDDIQGTAAVTVGTLWAACKAKGEQLKDQKVVFLGAGSAGCGIAEQIVAAMKTEGLTDAQARARVFMVDRWGLLTSSMPNLMSFQARLGQDVALLKEWQVESKNISLLEVIQNAKPSILIGVSGQRGLFTEEVIRALHAGCERPMVMPLSNPTSRVEATPQEILNWTDGQAMVATGSPFPPALVGSDKVAIAQCNNSYIFPGIGLGVLAAKAKRVTDNMLMAASKALAECSPLANDGTGPVLPPLGEIREVSKYIALAVAKQAQLDDVALDTSDEALIAAIDKNFWLPRYRNYRRTSF; encoded by the coding sequence ATGAGCCAAGCCCCCAAGCGCCCCCTCTACATTCCCTATGCGGGGCCGGCCCTGCTGGAGTCGCCGCTGCTGAACAAGGGCAGCGCCTTCACGCGTCAGGAGCGTATCCACTTCAACCTGCTGGGCCTGCTGCCCCAGTACGTGGAAACCATAGAAGAGCAGAAGGAAAGGGCCTATGCCCAGTTCTCCAGCTGCACCTCCGACTTGGACAAGCACGTCTACCTGCGCTCCATCCAGGACAACAACGAGACCCTCTTCTACCGCCTGCTCGAAGAGCATCTCGAAGAGGTGATGCCAATCATCTACACGCCCACCGTCGGCCAGGCCTGCCAGGAATTTTCCAAGATCTACCGTACCCACAGGGGCCTGTTCATCTCCTACGAGGACAGGGACCATATCGACGACATCCTCCAGAACGCCACCAAGCAGAACGTCAAGGTGATAGTGGTCACCGACGGCGAGCGGATCCTGGGCCTGGGCGACCAGGGCATCGGCGGCATGGGCATTCCCATCGGCAAGCTGTCCCTCTATACCGCCTGTGGCGGCATCAGCCCGGCCTACACCCTGCCGGTCGTGCTGGACGTGGGGACCAACAACCCGGATCTGCTGAACGACCCCATGTACATGGGCATGCGCCAGAGCCGCATCAGCGGTGACGAATACTACGAGTTCGTCGACACCTTCATCCAGGCCGTCAAGCGCCGCTGGCCCAGCGCCCTGCTGCAGTTCGAGGACTTCGCCCAGGGCAACGCCATGCCGCTGCTGGAGCGCTACAAGGACAAGGTCTGTTGTTTCAACGACGACATCCAGGGCACTGCCGCCGTCACCGTCGGCACCCTCTGGGCCGCCTGCAAGGCCAAGGGCGAGCAGCTCAAGGACCAGAAGGTGGTGTTCTTGGGAGCGGGCAGTGCCGGCTGCGGCATCGCCGAGCAGATCGTCGCCGCCATGAAGACTGAGGGCCTTACCGACGCACAAGCCCGCGCCCGGGTGTTCATGGTGGACCGCTGGGGCCTGCTGACCAGTTCCATGCCCAACCTGATGTCCTTCCAGGCGAGGCTGGGCCAGGACGTGGCCCTGCTCAAGGAGTGGCAGGTGGAGAGCAAGAACATCTCCCTGCTCGAGGTGATCCAGAACGCCAAGCCCAGCATCCTCATCGGGGTGTCCGGCCAGCGCGGCCTCTTTACCGAAGAGGTGATCAGGGCCCTCCATGCCGGTTGTGAACGCCCCATGGTGATGCCGCTGTCCAACCCCACCTCCAGGGTGGAAGCCACGCCCCAGGAGATCCTCAACTGGACCGACGGCCAGGCCATGGTCGCCACCGGCAGCCCCTTCCCGCCGGCCCTGGTGGGCAGCGACAAGGTGGCCATTGCCCAGTGCAACAACTCCTACATCTTCCCCGGCATCGGCCTGGGAGTGCTTGCCGCCAAGGCAAAACGGGTCACCGACAACATGCTGATGGCCGCCTCCAAGGCCCTGGCCGAGTGCTCGCCCCTGGCCAACGACGGCACTGGCCCTGTGCTGCCGCCCCTTGGCGAGATCCGCGAGGTGAGCAAGTACATCGCCCTGGCCGTGGCCAAACAGGCCCAGTTGGACGATGTGGCCCTGGATACCTCGGACGAGGCGCTGATCGCCGCCATCGACAAGAATTTCTGGCTGCCGCGTTACCGCAATTACCGCCGCACTTCCTTCTGA
- a CDS encoding DUF412 family protein has product MWELIRDGYRLLKHWPVKSSLMLRFPLTQSVLLSRLLLYWVPGLALAWFILSMKFSEQTLENPQLMMALLLLSLPVQSLLWLGKEGRKPLTPGDRHWFNQLAERMKGQGIRPAAKVEGARYLELALVMEQAFKRGGQAFGQPD; this is encoded by the coding sequence ATGTGGGAATTGATTCGTGACGGTTACCGCTTGCTCAAGCATTGGCCGGTCAAAAGCAGCCTGATGCTGCGCTTCCCCCTGACCCAGAGCGTCTTGTTGTCCCGCCTGCTGCTCTATTGGGTACCGGGCCTGGCCTTGGCCTGGTTCATCTTGAGCATGAAGTTCTCCGAGCAGACCCTGGAAAACCCGCAACTGATGATGGCCTTGCTGCTGCTCAGCCTGCCGGTGCAAAGCTTGCTGTGGCTGGGCAAGGAAGGGCGCAAGCCCTTGACCCCCGGCGATCGCCACTGGTTCAACCAACTGGCTGAGCGCATGAAGGGGCAGGGGATAAGGCCGGCCGCCAAGGTGGAAGGGGCCCGCTACCTCGAACTGGCCCTGGTGATGGAACAAGCCTTCAAGCGTGGCGGCCAGGCCTTTGGCCAACCCGACTGA